Proteins from a genomic interval of Sphingobacterium sp. SYP-B4668:
- a CDS encoding FecR family protein translates to MMDNGKYIIKLARKYALRNITTTELAILKEWAAQKQSNANLLNEIGNAADLDNALATYHDLQQQSAQGQNLTFEKVTDKIQENIQSTKARKVKRLTYSIIGIAATFLLFFLGTLILFQEKSIIEPVPVVYTNNRNSNLVYFGTAPENQLHSLDQSEHYYLRNRQILDSTGSVLADFRSNPSNTDILVYVPKGSKIHLHTADGSTIFVNADSRLKLQLDFDELSREVFLQGEAYFDIAHDPGRPFYVRSKMQDVKVLGTRFNVKAYEDLSTTITALIEGSVRLQSKDRRAQKVMVPGETVVMQKSISAYTSKITLHEQTSWMQDELQFNQTSFEDAIKQISRAFDLDYEFKGSIPKEKFTGQLSTKAELAVVVDFFKSSGISCTFQHGILYIE, encoded by the coding sequence ATGATGGACAACGGTAAGTACATAATTAAGTTAGCAAGGAAGTATGCTCTTAGGAACATTACGACCACTGAGTTGGCGATTCTAAAAGAATGGGCAGCTCAAAAGCAATCAAACGCTAATTTATTGAACGAAATTGGCAACGCTGCTGATTTAGACAATGCGCTGGCGACCTACCATGATCTTCAACAACAATCGGCCCAAGGTCAGAATCTCACCTTTGAAAAAGTAACCGACAAGATACAAGAGAATATACAGAGCACAAAAGCACGAAAAGTAAAAAGACTGACATATAGCATTATCGGAATTGCAGCTACTTTTCTGCTGTTTTTTCTCGGAACGCTTATTCTGTTTCAAGAGAAAAGTATCATCGAACCTGTCCCAGTCGTTTATACCAATAATCGAAATTCTAATTTAGTGTATTTTGGTACTGCACCTGAAAACCAATTACATAGTTTAGATCAATCCGAGCATTATTACTTAAGGAACAGACAGATTTTAGATAGTACGGGCAGTGTGCTTGCAGATTTTAGATCAAATCCATCTAACACGGATATTTTGGTGTACGTCCCCAAAGGCAGTAAAATCCATTTGCACACCGCTGATGGTAGCACCATTTTTGTAAATGCAGATAGTAGGCTTAAACTTCAGCTTGATTTTGATGAATTGTCGAGAGAAGTATTTCTTCAAGGTGAGGCCTATTTTGATATAGCGCATGATCCTGGCCGACCATTTTACGTCAGAAGTAAAATGCAGGATGTCAAGGTATTGGGCACTAGATTCAATGTGAAAGCATATGAAGACCTATCTACTACCATAACAGCTTTAATAGAAGGATCTGTCAGATTACAGAGTAAGGATAGGAGGGCGCAGAAGGTCATGGTCCCTGGCGAAACCGTGGTTATGCAAAAGTCGATTTCAGCTTATACCTCCAAAATAACCCTCCATGAACAAACTTCTTGGATGCAAGATGAATTACAATTTAACCAAACCAGTTTCGAAGATGCTATTAAGCAGATATCAAGAGCATTTGATTTAGACTATGAATTCAAAGGTAGTATTCCAAAAGAAAAATTTACTGGACAATTGAGTACGAAAGCCGAGTTGGCAGTGGTCGTGGATTTTTTCAAAAGTTCTGGAATCTCTTGCACTTTTCAGCACGGCATACTATATATAGAATAA
- a CDS encoding RNA polymerase sigma factor, translating to MDVDNHHTLNALREGSEEALESIFERFKHPLLHFANAIVKDLPFSEEIVSDSFVKLWECKIQFNELNQLQAFLYTTTRNKCIDYLRSPHAKRKFVVDVTEDLLIEYPDFEVEMMRAELLDALNKEVLKLPSAQKQVVILSHFDNKTTAEIAQKLNMSNNSVYVNYARAIETLRRVFKKKKGWIY from the coding sequence ATGGACGTGGACAATCATCATACTTTGAATGCGTTGAGGGAAGGTTCGGAAGAAGCTTTAGAATCAATTTTTGAAAGATTTAAACACCCGCTCCTTCATTTTGCAAATGCTATAGTAAAAGATTTGCCCTTTTCCGAAGAAATTGTATCAGATAGCTTTGTTAAGCTTTGGGAGTGTAAAATACAATTTAATGAATTGAATCAGCTTCAAGCCTTTCTGTACACCACAACCAGAAACAAATGCATAGACTATCTTCGGTCGCCTCATGCTAAAAGAAAATTTGTTGTTGATGTCACTGAAGATTTATTGATTGAATACCCCGATTTTGAGGTTGAAATGATGCGAGCAGAACTTTTAGATGCTCTGAACAAAGAGGTATTAAAATTACCGAGTGCTCAAAAACAAGTAGTAATCCTCAGCCATTTCGACAACAAAACCACTGCCGAAATAGCGCAAAAGCTAAATATGTCGAACAATTCGGTCTATGTTAATTATGCCCGAGCTATTGAAACGTTGAGACGCGTCTTCAAGAAAAAGAAAGGCTGGATTTATTAA
- a CDS encoding Rpn family recombination-promoting nuclease/putative transposase gives MASTNKRLGKYVDPRTDFGWKFYFGREENKVLLIEFLNSLFVGEKIINDLKYKAVEHDGDQEDMRRVVFDLLCIGDDGEHFIVEMQQLFQEFFKDRAVYYTSRLINKQLARGKKGNDYHLPEVYFIGILEFNMDGDNKGIPSRNTDRPYFYDVVLCDKYTHEIFYDKLGYKFVSLPVFNKNPKELFTVMDQWLYLLKHLSTMDKLPSFLDKRIFGLIFEVGEIGKLTEEDLMSYEASLKHKRDAESVFNSALRSGYTKGKTEGRAQGKVEGRVEGRAEGERKKAIETALNLKKMDIPVEKISKATGLTIEEVEKL, from the coding sequence ATGGCTAGCACAAATAAGCGTCTTGGAAAGTACGTTGACCCTCGCACGGACTTTGGTTGGAAATTCTATTTTGGACGGGAAGAGAACAAAGTTTTGTTGATTGAGTTTCTCAATAGTTTATTCGTAGGGGAGAAAATAATTAACGATCTCAAGTATAAGGCTGTGGAGCATGATGGCGATCAGGAAGACATGCGTCGTGTTGTTTTCGATTTGCTCTGTATCGGTGATGATGGGGAGCATTTCATTGTTGAGATGCAACAGTTGTTCCAAGAGTTCTTTAAGGACCGTGCAGTATATTATACTTCGCGGTTGATCAATAAACAATTGGCCCGAGGTAAGAAAGGTAACGATTATCATCTTCCAGAGGTCTATTTTATTGGAATCTTGGAATTCAATATGGATGGAGATAATAAGGGGATACCATCGCGCAATACAGATCGTCCTTATTTCTATGATGTTGTACTGTGTGATAAGTATACCCATGAAATATTTTATGATAAGTTGGGTTATAAGTTTGTTTCCCTTCCGGTCTTCAATAAGAATCCGAAGGAATTGTTTACTGTGATGGACCAGTGGCTATATCTTCTTAAGCACCTGAGTACCATGGATAAGTTGCCGTCGTTTTTGGATAAGCGGATATTTGGTCTTATCTTTGAGGTAGGAGAGATAGGAAAACTAACAGAGGAGGATCTCATGTCATACGAAGCAAGTTTAAAACATAAGCGGGATGCCGAGAGCGTATTTAATTCCGCTTTACGGTCTGGCTATACTAAAGGCAAGACAGAAGGCAGGGCACAAGGTAAGGTGGAGGGTAGAGTGGAAGGCAGGGCCGAAGGAGAACGCAAAAAAGCTATCGAAACTGCTTTGAATCTAAAAAAGATGGATATTCCGGTTGAGAAAATTTCTAAGGCTACAGGGCTTACTATCGAAGAGGTGGAGAAGCTTTAA
- a CDS encoding discoidin domain-containing protein: MKKILNSVIGVSMLLMTSCSNKEHFDVTGDSVTKIFVNTQTSYINNLEFNVIHTPTGNMGDQVQVKIPVRATEPVTSDVSVSLAIDNSLLKVDDRAVPTEWIDIEHTVLKIASGTTHSVDSLVVNIPDVSMLTEPSYLIPIRIKSISGSSNSEISSNLSTIMVRIKTRSTNVYNSPTSGGGTIVTNRAGWTATVDPEPTAGLANNMFTTSTSQHWTLSPAAPCHIQVDMQAQKTDMKGIQLSSSNNYRLTNVETFTSNDGTSWTSQGTSSMVNANNQYIRFYAPVSARYIRIAVLGWQNNANIRVSQYYIFQ; encoded by the coding sequence ATGAAAAAGATACTAAATAGTGTTATCGGAGTTTCCATGCTTTTGATGACTTCTTGTTCAAACAAGGAGCATTTTGATGTGACTGGTGATTCTGTGACTAAGATATTCGTCAATACCCAAACCAGCTATATCAACAATCTGGAATTTAATGTAATACACACCCCAACTGGTAATATGGGAGACCAAGTTCAGGTAAAGATACCTGTGCGCGCTACCGAGCCAGTCACCTCGGATGTATCGGTGTCGCTGGCAATTGACAATTCACTTCTCAAGGTCGATGATAGAGCGGTGCCTACAGAATGGATCGACATTGAACATACGGTTTTGAAAATAGCCAGCGGAACGACACATTCCGTAGATTCATTGGTGGTCAATATACCTGACGTCAGTATGCTAACAGAGCCAAGCTACCTGATCCCGATACGCATAAAGAGTATTTCAGGCTCTTCAAATAGTGAGATCAGCAGCAACCTGAGCACTATTATGGTCAGAATCAAGACACGATCCACCAATGTGTACAACAGCCCTACGAGTGGAGGTGGTACGATAGTGACCAATCGGGCCGGATGGACAGCCACTGTCGATCCAGAGCCCACAGCTGGTCTTGCTAACAATATGTTTACAACTAGTACATCCCAGCATTGGACACTTTCACCAGCAGCACCATGCCATATACAAGTCGATATGCAGGCGCAAAAAACGGACATGAAGGGCATACAGCTCTCCAGCTCCAACAATTACAGACTGACCAACGTCGAGACCTTCACGAGTAATGATGGCACCTCATGGACATCACAAGGGACATCATCGATGGTCAATGCAAACAATCAATACATTCGCTTCTATGCTCCTGTATCAGCCAGATACATACGTATAGCGGTATTAGGATGGCAAAATAATGCCAATATCCGCGTCAGTCAGTATTACATTTTTCAATAG
- a CDS encoding DUF1735 and LamG domain-containing protein has product MNELHTKGKLMLIALFAITVFACTKGDKFDYDKEAILMTGTEVNAMVRFVVEDTPSSYTVTASATEKVDEDITLDFAYDGAKLDEYNQSNGSNFYPVPSGAIELGGNTAVIKAGAASSTGIQVKVISTDQFVDGRTYVIPISIKRVTGGSFAVLESSRTIYLRISRVSSFSSLDMNNTSLYSNFIFDDSKAIDLDKYTYEVKCFVNDWHTSPEPISRLCSFTSKNEQRSNMLRFGENGQAINSLQWVNPGGSLISKTRFNTGQWYTISLSYDGSKFTMYVDGTKDSEMAGSGNVTFQRFELGMSWAGYPSMQFFNGRIAEVRVWKKALSSGEIKNGICGVDPTSDDLVAYWKFNETEGHIFHDASQNGYDMDWSNTYRDNAGNDVLNKFDKSASVKWLQDDKNKCTQ; this is encoded by the coding sequence ATGAATGAATTACATACAAAAGGTAAACTAATGCTTATTGCATTATTCGCAATTACCGTATTCGCCTGTACAAAAGGAGATAAGTTTGACTACGATAAAGAAGCAATCCTCATGACGGGTACCGAAGTCAACGCGATGGTTAGATTCGTCGTCGAGGATACACCATCAAGTTATACCGTCACCGCATCTGCCACAGAGAAAGTTGACGAAGACATTACGCTAGATTTTGCTTACGATGGGGCTAAGCTGGATGAGTATAACCAAAGTAATGGTTCTAATTTTTATCCTGTACCCTCCGGAGCGATAGAATTGGGAGGCAATACAGCTGTAATCAAAGCTGGTGCAGCTTCCTCCACAGGGATACAAGTTAAAGTAATCTCTACCGACCAGTTTGTGGATGGCCGCACCTATGTCATTCCTATCAGTATCAAGCGCGTGACCGGGGGCTCTTTTGCTGTCTTGGAGAGCTCAAGAACGATATATTTAAGAATCTCTAGGGTATCCAGTTTCAGCTCCTTGGATATGAACAACACTTCCCTGTACAGTAACTTCATATTCGACGACAGCAAAGCCATCGATTTGGATAAGTATACATACGAGGTAAAGTGTTTTGTCAATGATTGGCACACCAGCCCGGAGCCTATCAGTAGACTTTGCTCGTTCACATCCAAGAACGAACAACGCTCCAATATGTTGCGTTTTGGTGAAAATGGCCAGGCCATCAACTCTCTACAATGGGTCAATCCCGGAGGTAGCTTGATTTCCAAGACACGGTTCAATACAGGACAGTGGTACACCATCTCGTTGTCATATGACGGCAGCAAATTTACCATGTATGTAGATGGAACGAAAGATTCGGAAATGGCAGGATCAGGAAATGTTACCTTCCAGCGTTTCGAACTTGGCATGTCCTGGGCAGGATATCCATCGATGCAATTTTTCAACGGCCGGATCGCAGAAGTAAGGGTCTGGAAAAAAGCCCTCAGTTCCGGAGAGATTAAAAACGGGATCTGCGGCGTAGACCCTACATCAGATGATCTGGTAGCCTACTGGAAATTCAACGAAACGGAAGGTCATATCTTCCATGACGCATCCCAAAATGGATACGACATGGATTGGTCTAATACCTATAGGGACAACGCTGGAAATGATGTGCTCAACAAGTTCGACAAAAGCGCTTCAGTCAAATGGCTGCAAGACGACAAGAATAAATGTACACAATAA
- a CDS encoding glycoside hydrolase family 18, which translates to MKNIFRTAFFGMLGVIIGMMTSCDKEIEKIEVQKLKKYDERYFENVRNFKKTHHQISFGWFAAYAPIEGVGGYKDPASWGERIIGIPDSLDICSLWGGIPSNDPNSHLYAPVAYADLQYVREKLGTRFVVPTIVRMNKIITLKNGQEYDLRENKNDEGIKVYAQQLVDDVLDYNLDGVDLDYEPEGDWLQGDNFTKMVEYIGQFFGPKGIYPDKLLIVDFYSQYPLKETEPYVDYFIRQAYTQGFAEHTAVRLQTYYDNVSWLPPHKFIVTENLGSFYENGGSPFVEANGNRLTTDGTQMYSLEGMARWNPLQGNKAGFGAFYFDRDYYNKTGIPYYNMRRAIQIANPAVH; encoded by the coding sequence ATGAAAAATATTTTTAGAACAGCATTCTTTGGAATGTTGGGCGTGATAATCGGAATGATGACCAGTTGCGACAAGGAAATCGAAAAGATAGAAGTTCAAAAATTAAAGAAGTACGATGAGCGTTATTTTGAAAATGTGAGAAATTTCAAAAAGACCCACCACCAGATTTCCTTTGGTTGGTTCGCAGCCTACGCCCCTATTGAAGGCGTTGGAGGATACAAAGACCCTGCCTCCTGGGGTGAACGCATAATCGGCATACCCGACAGTCTTGACATCTGCTCATTATGGGGAGGCATACCCAGCAATGACCCCAACAGCCATCTCTATGCTCCTGTAGCATACGCAGACCTGCAATATGTCCGGGAGAAATTAGGTACTCGATTCGTCGTTCCTACTATCGTACGCATGAACAAAATCATCACACTCAAGAATGGACAAGAGTATGATCTCCGGGAGAATAAAAATGATGAAGGCATAAAAGTATATGCGCAGCAACTAGTTGATGATGTACTCGACTACAATCTCGACGGGGTCGACTTGGACTATGAGCCCGAAGGCGACTGGTTACAGGGGGACAACTTCACAAAAATGGTCGAATATATCGGGCAATTTTTTGGTCCCAAAGGTATCTACCCTGACAAACTTCTTATCGTCGATTTTTACTCCCAGTATCCGCTTAAAGAAACGGAGCCATATGTCGATTATTTTATCAGACAAGCCTATACGCAGGGATTTGCAGAGCATACGGCAGTAAGGCTACAGACCTACTACGACAATGTATCATGGCTACCTCCCCACAAATTTATAGTAACCGAAAATCTGGGAAGCTTTTATGAAAATGGAGGTTCTCCATTTGTAGAGGCCAATGGCAATCGATTGACGACTGATGGCACACAAATGTACTCGTTGGAAGGCATGGCAAGATGGAACCCCCTTCAAGGTAACAAAGCTGGGTTTGGGGCGTTTTATTTCGATCGCGATTATTATAACAAAACTGGAATCCCGTATTACAATATGCGACGGGCTATCCAGATTGCCAATCCAGCAGTACACTAA
- a CDS encoding SusD/RagB family nutrient-binding outer membrane lipoprotein, translated as MKAARLKNYIVKTLPMGILFSTSMISCTDKFEEYNTNAHQATEEMMTYDNLKTGAFFTQMQRNVVLFKDGTNLDADYQVSQGLTSDIYSGYIAPTGSWYGGVHNGSYYFITNWLEATFRSGFSSIMPAWQSIVKIADEQGIPEIAALATIVKVQGMHRVADAYGPLPYINYGSGSLANDYDGLEDIYNTFFEELGTSIDILTNFAQANPTAKLLEKYDLIYAGDVTKWVKFANTLRLRLAMRIVYANAAKAKQEAEAAIANPLGLITLPQERTSIKHSANLVYYHPLFEIAYNFNAGEARMGATMDAYMNGYQDARRARYFKPASDGGYHGVRLGITTSVWAPYVSERISNLNIDNGSTEIVWMTAAESHFLRAEGALRNWNMGGSAKSFYESGITASFEETGATGAQAYLSNSVLTPGPFTDNAEGSSFHTAAPSTITIAWNEDDTFERRLERVMTQKWLALYPDGPEGWAEFRRTGYPKLIPVVVNNSTTINRDTQIRRISFPQSEYNNNRAGVLSGVSKLMGQDNGSTRLWWDKK; from the coding sequence ATGAAAGCAGCAAGATTAAAAAACTATATAGTGAAGACATTGCCCATGGGCATCTTGTTTTCAACTTCAATGATATCCTGTACCGATAAATTCGAAGAATATAATACCAATGCGCATCAAGCCACCGAAGAGATGATGACGTATGACAACCTCAAGACAGGAGCATTCTTTACGCAGATGCAACGTAATGTTGTCTTGTTTAAAGACGGGACAAACTTGGATGCAGATTATCAAGTCTCTCAAGGACTTACCAGTGATATCTATTCGGGCTATATAGCCCCTACAGGAAGTTGGTACGGAGGGGTACACAACGGCTCCTATTACTTTATCACCAACTGGCTAGAAGCGACATTTAGATCCGGATTCTCGTCCATTATGCCCGCTTGGCAATCTATCGTCAAAATTGCTGATGAGCAGGGAATACCCGAAATCGCAGCCTTGGCGACAATAGTCAAGGTGCAGGGGATGCACAGAGTTGCAGATGCCTACGGACCACTACCATACATCAACTACGGCAGCGGATCGCTAGCCAATGACTATGACGGCCTAGAGGACATTTACAACACCTTTTTTGAAGAGCTAGGTACATCCATAGATATATTGACCAATTTTGCGCAGGCCAACCCCACAGCAAAACTGTTAGAAAAGTATGATTTGATCTACGCTGGTGATGTCACCAAGTGGGTCAAATTTGCCAATACGCTACGCTTGCGCCTAGCCATGCGCATCGTATATGCCAATGCGGCAAAAGCAAAACAAGAAGCTGAGGCCGCAATCGCAAATCCACTTGGTCTCATCACCCTGCCGCAAGAGCGCACCTCTATCAAACATAGTGCAAACTTGGTATACTATCATCCACTATTCGAAATTGCCTATAATTTCAACGCTGGAGAAGCGAGAATGGGCGCGACGATGGACGCTTATATGAATGGTTATCAAGATGCAAGAAGAGCGCGGTATTTTAAGCCCGCTTCCGATGGTGGCTATCATGGCGTACGTCTAGGTATAACCACCTCCGTGTGGGCTCCCTATGTGAGCGAGCGGATCTCGAACCTCAACATTGATAATGGTTCGACAGAAATTGTATGGATGACCGCTGCAGAGTCCCACTTCTTACGTGCCGAGGGTGCACTCCGAAATTGGAATATGGGTGGATCCGCAAAAAGCTTTTACGAAAGCGGCATCACCGCATCATTTGAAGAGACCGGTGCAACAGGAGCACAAGCCTATCTAAGTAATAGTGTATTAACTCCCGGTCCATTTACGGACAATGCCGAAGGCTCTTCTTTTCATACCGCCGCACCAAGTACCATTACAATCGCGTGGAATGAAGACGATACTTTTGAACGCCGCTTGGAACGTGTCATGACACAAAAATGGTTAGCGTTATACCCCGATGGGCCAGAGGGATGGGCCGAGTTCAGACGGACAGGATATCCCAAACTAATTCCCGTCGTAGTCAATAACAGCACAACGATAAATCGGGATACGCAAATCCGCAGGATATCATTCCCCCAGTCAGAGTATAACAACAATAGAGCTGGCGTACTATCAGGTGTATCCAAACTCATGGGACAAGATAACGGTAGCACCAGACTATGGTGGGACAAAAAATAA
- a CDS encoding SusC/RagA family TonB-linked outer membrane protein: MKLTSLFMFIGIFGVSASVYSQDAKVALDIKDRPLSELIETIKKQTSYSFLFDSEEVNVNQRVSLSSKAISVKEALRVVLKQYGLESRMSGQHILIVKAATPQRLQQERELSGIVRGTDGAPISGATLSVKGTTITVQTRSDGTFKIPLPQGRNEVEVKYLGFQTKIINLSDNQDYIEILLESSVNQLEDVVVTALGIKRQSRSLTYNVQQIDAQQVTQIPDPNFVNNLNGRVAGVTINSSSSGVGGSSRVVMRGVKSISGNNNALYVIDGIPMPSLSTDQPEDIFSGAGQTGDGISNFNAEDIESISILSGSAAAALYGSAAANGAVLVTTKGGKKDQTSLSLSNQTTFSRPLILPKLQNTYSPTESGSYYSWGEKLTKPSDYEVGDFFSTGANTTTAFSLSTGNSKSQTYLSAGMVNANGVIHNNDYKRYNFSVRNTTGFLDDKLILDLGFMHANVNEQNMTAQGLYFNPLVPIYLFPAGDDFRKVELFERYDPSRNFQTQFWPYGDQGLSMQNPYWITQRALFPNKKQRYMSNASLKYTLNDWINFSGRVKLDRSNDKFEKRFNASTNTLFASENGFYSLNETQTQQVYGELMANINKRILDDQVQVTAIVGANVEDLTYDQNMYGGKLAGVPNLFSYSNVNNATAESDQTGYRRNKQAVFATAQMGYKDRLFLDLSGRNDWASTLALSNVKSFFYPSVGVSAIISDMVYMDPAYISYLKVRGSYSEVGNEPDPFLTIPTYSLSKGFPQTQTRLPNPDLKPERTRSWEGGLNLALFRNKLSIDATVYRSSTYNQFFEPTLSSSSGFTSVIVNAGRIDNKGIEISARYNEQIGQFKWNSYLTYSLNRNKIVELLPDWTNPLTGEIISLTELDMTGTGSYKMVLKEGGRMGDIYVNSLRVDEHGAIYVHPTDQVVVAETNEYVYAGNSSPKYNLGWGNNFSYKGVNVGFLLNARVGGIVVSNTQAVLDAFGASQASSDARDAGGVQVNGQLIPTKPYYDVVGGGSSGGIGSMYTYSATNVRLGELSIGYDLPVSKWVKGIKKANISVIGKNLLFLYNKAPYDPELTASTGTYFQGVDYFMSPSLRSLGFSLRLQL, from the coding sequence ATGAAACTCACCTCATTATTTATGTTTATCGGCATTTTTGGAGTGTCGGCATCTGTCTACTCACAAGATGCTAAAGTAGCATTAGACATAAAGGACAGGCCCCTTTCTGAATTAATAGAAACTATCAAAAAACAAACTAGTTATTCTTTTCTATTCGATTCAGAAGAGGTCAACGTCAATCAGCGTGTATCCCTATCATCCAAGGCGATATCTGTCAAAGAAGCACTGCGAGTGGTTTTAAAGCAATATGGATTAGAGTCTAGAATGAGTGGACAGCATATCCTTATCGTAAAAGCAGCTACCCCCCAACGATTACAACAAGAAAGAGAACTCTCTGGTATAGTGAGAGGCACCGATGGAGCCCCCATATCTGGGGCAACTTTAAGTGTCAAGGGGACGACTATTACCGTGCAGACCCGTAGTGACGGAACTTTTAAGATTCCATTACCACAAGGCAGGAATGAGGTCGAAGTCAAATATTTAGGTTTCCAGACCAAGATTATCAACCTTTCCGACAATCAGGATTATATTGAAATACTCCTAGAAAGTAGTGTTAATCAACTTGAGGATGTGGTCGTGACCGCACTAGGTATCAAGCGCCAGAGCAGATCCCTGACGTACAATGTACAACAGATCGATGCGCAGCAGGTCACTCAGATTCCAGACCCCAATTTTGTAAACAATCTCAATGGCCGTGTGGCCGGTGTCACGATCAATTCTTCCTCCTCTGGAGTCGGTGGGTCATCACGAGTCGTGATGCGCGGGGTGAAATCTATCTCCGGGAATAACAATGCCCTTTACGTAATCGATGGGATACCTATGCCTAGCCTCTCCACCGATCAGCCCGAAGACATCTTCTCTGGTGCTGGACAGACCGGAGACGGGATATCCAACTTCAATGCAGAAGATATCGAGAGTATTTCGATCCTGAGTGGATCTGCCGCTGCGGCGCTCTACGGAAGCGCAGCTGCCAATGGTGCCGTGTTGGTGACGACAAAAGGAGGAAAGAAAGATCAGACTTCCCTGAGCCTATCCAATCAAACCACATTTTCCAGGCCCCTCATACTTCCCAAATTACAAAACACCTATAGCCCTACCGAATCCGGCAGTTACTACAGCTGGGGCGAAAAATTGACCAAACCATCCGATTACGAAGTAGGTGATTTTTTCAGCACAGGAGCCAATACTACTACCGCTTTTAGTCTTTCCACAGGCAATTCAAAAAGCCAAACATACCTCTCTGCCGGCATGGTGAATGCCAATGGGGTAATCCACAACAATGATTATAAAAGATACAACTTCTCGGTTCGTAACACGACCGGATTCTTAGATGACAAATTGATATTGGACCTAGGTTTCATGCACGCAAATGTCAACGAACAGAATATGACCGCGCAGGGATTGTACTTTAACCCGTTGGTTCCGATCTATCTGTTTCCTGCCGGAGACGACTTTAGGAAGGTTGAATTGTTCGAAAGGTATGACCCCTCGCGCAATTTCCAAACGCAGTTTTGGCCTTACGGAGATCAAGGTCTATCCATGCAAAATCCTTATTGGATTACACAACGCGCACTTTTCCCGAATAAGAAACAGCGCTACATGAGCAATGCTTCATTGAAGTATACGCTCAACGATTGGATTAATTTTTCGGGTAGAGTGAAGTTGGATCGTAGCAATGATAAGTTTGAAAAACGATTCAACGCTTCCACCAATACCCTGTTTGCCTCAGAAAATGGCTTCTACTCGTTGAATGAGACCCAGACCCAACAGGTGTATGGTGAGTTGATGGCTAATATCAATAAACGCATTTTGGACGATCAAGTCCAGGTTACGGCCATTGTAGGTGCCAATGTAGAAGACTTGACCTACGATCAAAACATGTACGGAGGCAAGCTTGCCGGCGTACCTAATCTATTCTCCTATAGCAATGTCAACAATGCGACGGCAGAATCCGACCAAACAGGCTACAGACGCAACAAACAAGCTGTCTTTGCAACTGCACAAATGGGCTACAAAGATCGCTTATTTTTGGATCTCAGTGGTAGGAATGATTGGGCATCCACACTGGCGCTATCCAATGTCAAATCATTCTTTTACCCTTCGGTAGGTGTTTCGGCCATTATTTCAGATATGGTCTACATGGATCCGGCCTACATTTCCTACTTGAAAGTAAGAGGTTCATACTCCGAAGTCGGCAACGAACCTGATCCTTTTTTGACCATACCCACCTACTCACTCTCCAAAGGATTTCCACAGACCCAGACACGCTTGCCCAATCCTGACTTGAAGCCTGAACGCACCCGGTCTTGGGAAGGAGGGCTTAATCTTGCCTTGTTCCGGAACAAGCTAAGTATAGACGCGACAGTATACCGTTCAAGCACATACAATCAGTTCTTTGAACCTACGCTATCGTCCTCGTCCGGCTTTACAAGCGTCATCGTCAATGCTGGTCGCATCGACAATAAGGGGATAGAAATCTCTGCCCGATACAACGAGCAGATAGGACAGTTCAAGTGGAATAGTTATTTGACCTATTCGCTCAACAGGAATAAAATTGTAGAGCTATTACCCGACTGGACTAACCCACTGACGGGTGAGATTATTTCGTTGACCGAGTTGGATATGACCGGGACGGGCAGCTATAAAATGGTACTTAAAGAAGGTGGCCGTATGGGCGATATCTATGTCAATAGTCTTCGTGTCGATGAGCATGGCGCCATCTATGTACACCCAACCGATCAAGTGGTAGTTGCAGAGACCAATGAGTATGTCTATGCTGGAAATAGCAGCCCCAAGTACAACCTGGGCTGGGGCAACAATTTCTCCTATAAAGGTGTCAACGTCGGGTTTTTACTGAATGCCCGTGTAGGCGGAATCGTCGTATCCAACACCCAAGCGGTACTCGATGCCTTTGGTGCCTCACAAGCATCCAGTGATGCTCGCGATGCTGGAGGCGTACAAGTCAATGGACAATTGATCCCCACCAAGCCATATTATGATGTCGTGGGTGGCGGTTCATCAGGTGGCATTGGCTCCATGTATACCTATAGCGCAACCAACGTGCGGCTAGGAGAGCTAAGCATCGGGTATGATCTCCCTGTCTCCAAATGGGTAAAGGGAATCAAAAAAGCCAACATTTCCGTAATTGGCAAAAACCTATTGTTCCTGTATAATAAAGCCCCGTATGATCCCGAGTTGACAGCCAGCACAGGAACGTATTTTCAGGGCGTTGATTATTTTATGTCGCCAAGCTTACGTAGTCTGGGTTTTTCATTAAGACTTCAACTCTAA